The sequence below is a genomic window from Curtobacterium sp. MCPF17_002.
ACAGCCGCGGCCGCCCCATCGTGCCGCAGCCACATCGCCCGGAGAACCGCCATGTCGCTCACCATCGCTCAGCCCCGTACCGCCCTCCGAACCACCGCACCGGCACCCACCGACCTCGGCACGGTCACGCCGCTCCGCCCCCGTCGCGAGCCGGTCGCGCCGCCGACGTCCTCCGGCATCCCCACCAGCCCGGTCGTCGCCCCGCAGCGGAACCGCGCGCTCCCCGAGGGCACCGAGGCCCGCGGCTTCGCGCTCTACGTCGGCATCGACGAGGCGAAGGCCGCCGCTGCCGGCACCACGCTCGCCGCGGTGGTCGAGCAGCTGAAGGCCCTCACCGCGCAGCTCGTCCCCTCCTCGGAGACCTACGCCGCGGTGGCCGTCGCCGCCGAGGGCTCCGGTGGCCGCGACGTCGACGTGGTCCGCCTCGCGCTGCAGGACCGGTCCGCCGTCGCCGCCCGCAAGCAGGCCGAGAAGCCCGAGCCCGAGGAGACCGGGGTCGTCATCGACATCTCCCGGAAGCGCGTGACCCTCGACGGCGAAGCCGCTCCCCTGACGTACAAGGAGTTCGAGCTCCTGCAGTTCCTCGTCCTCCGCGAGGGGCAGACCGTGGACCG
It includes:
- a CDS encoding winged helix-turn-helix domain-containing protein, with product MSLTIAQPRTALRTTAPAPTDLGTVTPLRPRREPVAPPTSSGIPTSPVVAPQRNRALPEGTEARGFALYVGIDEAKAAAAGTTLAAVVEQLKALTAQLVPSSETYAAVAVAAEGSGGRDVDVVRLALQDRSAVAARKQAEKPEPEETGVVIDISRKRVTLDGEAAPLTYKEFELLQFLVLREGQTVDRSAIIDGLWSDGEDETPNERTIDVHVRRLRSKLGAFEEIVRTVRGVGYRFDRHADVAVRYASTPSPDLF